In the Ilumatobacteraceae bacterium genome, one interval contains:
- a CDS encoding redoxin domain-containing protein, with protein MSTRTSTNDRPSTAPQPSGRAQTQGAERRRAARRLWTRIGIVLAVAAAVLFFVARSQDDSTAGVDGGPAFVVGGPGPGQAAPPINLASVDGGTWDLGRDGADKTVMLYFQEGIMCQPCWDQMRTIEDNFAAYRELGIDEMVGITVDPIDLLRRKVDDEGLESVVLSDPDVSLGPSYTANQYGMMGTGMYGHTFIVVGPDGQILWRGDYGGAETDYTMYVTNEHLLADLSAGLGDSPAT; from the coding sequence ATGAGTACCCGCACCTCGACCAACGACCGACCCTCGACGGCCCCGCAACCGTCGGGCCGCGCCCAAACTCAGGGGGCGGAGCGGCGCCGCGCCGCTCGGCGCCTGTGGACCCGGATCGGCATCGTGCTCGCGGTTGCCGCCGCCGTGTTGTTCTTCGTCGCCCGATCGCAGGACGACTCGACAGCCGGCGTAGACGGCGGGCCCGCCTTCGTCGTCGGCGGACCCGGCCCCGGCCAAGCGGCGCCACCCATCAACCTCGCGTCCGTCGACGGTGGGACTTGGGATCTTGGCCGTGACGGCGCCGACAAGACAGTGATGCTGTACTTCCAGGAAGGAATCATGTGTCAGCCGTGCTGGGACCAGATGCGCACCATCGAAGACAACTTCGCGGCATACCGTGAACTCGGCATCGACGAGATGGTCGGCATCACCGTCGACCCGATCGACCTGTTGCGCCGGAAGGTCGACGACGAAGGCCTCGAAAGCGTCGTGCTGTCGGACCCCGATGTGTCGCTCGGGCCGTCGTACACCGCGAACCAGTACGGGATGATGGGCACCGGCATGTACGGGCACACCTTCATCGTGGTCGGCCCAGACGGCCAGATTCTGTGGCGCGGTGACTACGGCGGCGCCGAGACGGACTACACGATGTACGTCACGAACGAGCACCTGCTGGCCGACCTGAGCGCCGGGCTCGGCGACTCACCCGCGACGTGA
- a CDS encoding cytochrome c biogenesis protein CcdA, whose translation MGDILTGTSIAAAVLGGMVALFAPCCISVMLPAYFATSFRQRRALVAMTFVFAAGVAAVILPIAFGASAVTRLVIDYHTPIFLVGGTLMLAMGAAMIVGWKPSLPMPGMRASTDRGPRSVFALGAFSGVASACCAPVLAGVVALSGATATFTAALAIGVGYVFGMVAPLFVIALLWERYDWGNGALLGGRSVSLGWLARGRSVQVTTLISGVLLLGMGALVIALAFTGTTMTPGGWQARTGARLQHYASVALSWIDNVPGWFVVAVLLAAIVSLARRAVRESLDDAQPRSIDGDTADEPSAADQRS comes from the coding sequence ATGGGTGACATCCTGACGGGAACATCGATTGCCGCTGCCGTCTTGGGCGGCATGGTCGCGTTGTTCGCCCCGTGCTGCATTTCGGTGATGCTGCCCGCCTACTTCGCCACGTCCTTCCGGCAACGTCGCGCGCTGGTGGCGATGACCTTCGTGTTCGCCGCGGGCGTCGCGGCGGTCATCCTCCCGATCGCATTCGGCGCCTCGGCGGTGACGCGGCTCGTCATCGACTACCACACGCCGATCTTCCTCGTGGGCGGGACGCTGATGCTCGCGATGGGCGCGGCGATGATCGTCGGCTGGAAGCCGTCATTGCCGATGCCAGGCATGCGCGCCAGCACCGATCGCGGTCCCAGATCGGTGTTCGCGCTGGGCGCGTTCTCGGGCGTCGCCAGCGCCTGTTGCGCACCCGTGCTGGCCGGTGTCGTCGCACTGTCGGGCGCCACTGCGACGTTCACAGCAGCGCTGGCGATCGGGGTGGGGTATGTGTTCGGCATGGTGGCGCCGTTGTTCGTGATCGCGCTGTTGTGGGAGCGCTACGATTGGGGCAACGGCGCCTTGTTGGGAGGGAGATCGGTGTCGCTCGGCTGGTTGGCTCGCGGACGGTCCGTGCAGGTCACCACCCTGATCAGCGGAGTCCTGCTGCTCGGCATGGGAGCGCTCGTCATCGCGCTAGCGTTCACCGGGACGACGATGACACCAGGCGGATGGCAGGCGCGCACGGGAGCCCGTCTTCAGCACTACGCCAGCGTCGCGCTGTCGTGGATCGACAACGTCCCCGGTTGGTTCGTGGTGGCCGTGCTTCTCGCAGCCATCGTCTCCCTCGCCCGCCGCGCCGTACGCGAATCCCTCGACGACGCCCAACCTCGGAGCATCGATGGCGACACGGCCGACGAGCCATCGGCTGCCGACCAGAGATCGTGA
- a CDS encoding cytochrome c biogenesis protein CcdA — MEVLLLPIAAVVAGFISFSSPCCLPLIPGYLSYMSSLPVSELGRREARGVALRASVLFVAGFTTVFTALGVSAALVGSVLLRNLPVIVRVSGVIIIVMGLSMLGIFRIPLLYRERRLDLARIPAGPRSAFPLGMAFAFGWAPCIGPVLATILATAAASQTVAWGGALLMLYSLGLGLPFIALALGFHRARGSLSWLRHYGRTIEAIGGVMLVVVGIMFVTGVWRAIFIPLQRMFAEFGWPPI, encoded by the coding sequence ATGGAGGTGTTGCTGCTACCGATCGCCGCCGTCGTGGCCGGCTTCATCTCGTTCAGTTCGCCGTGCTGCCTGCCTTTGATCCCCGGCTACTTGTCGTACATGTCGTCGCTGCCGGTTTCGGAGTTGGGTCGGCGTGAGGCGCGAGGCGTGGCGTTGCGCGCATCAGTGTTGTTCGTGGCGGGCTTCACGACGGTCTTCACTGCATTGGGGGTGTCGGCGGCGCTGGTCGGGTCGGTGCTGCTGCGTAACCTGCCGGTGATCGTGCGGGTGTCCGGCGTGATCATCATCGTGATGGGGTTGTCGATGCTCGGGATCTTCCGGATCCCGTTGTTGTATCGAGAGCGGCGACTCGATCTCGCCCGGATCCCGGCCGGCCCGAGATCTGCGTTCCCTTTGGGGATGGCGTTCGCGTTCGGATGGGCGCCGTGCATCGGGCCGGTGCTGGCGACGATCCTGGCGACCGCGGCGGCCAGCCAAACCGTGGCCTGGGGCGGGGCGCTGCTGATGCTCTATTCGCTGGGGCTCGGTCTCCCGTTCATCGCCCTCGCACTCGGCTTTCACCGGGCCCGAGGTTCGCTGAGCTGGTTGCGCCATTACGGGCGCACGATCGAGGCAATCGGAGGCGTGATGCTCGTCGTCGTCGGCATCATGTTCGTGACGGGTGTCTGGCGGGCCATCTTCATCCCGCTGCAACGCATGTTCGCCGAGTTCGGGTGGCCGCCCATCTGA
- a CDS encoding metalloregulator ArsR/SmtB family transcription factor — protein MESPLEPPYTIATATKLFCSFADQTRLAIITVLAGGEQRVTDIVEALGASQANISGHLKCLKECGVVIDRRSGREAFYRIAHPEVIDVLRSAERLLEITGTRIELCPNYLPQSSAS, from the coding sequence GTGGAGTCACCACTAGAGCCTCCGTACACGATCGCCACCGCAACGAAGCTCTTCTGCAGCTTCGCCGATCAGACCCGCCTCGCCATCATCACTGTTCTTGCTGGCGGCGAGCAACGGGTCACCGACATCGTCGAAGCGCTCGGCGCGTCGCAGGCCAACATCTCCGGGCACCTCAAATGCCTCAAGGAGTGCGGCGTCGTCATCGACCGACGCAGCGGCCGTGAAGCCTTCTATCGAATCGCGCACCCCGAGGTAATCGACGTGCTGCGCTCAGCGGAACGGCTCCTCGAGATCACGGGCACCCGGATCGAGCTGTGTCCCAACTACCTGCCCCAATCGAGCGCGTCATGA
- a CDS encoding cation transporter — protein MTVSRFHVPAMDCAAEEQLVRMALADIDLIDQIEFDGDRRDVLVAHQSSADAIGAALEPLGLGARHVDDNSDIGTADRSGRERNALIIALVINAGFFVGELTVGLISRSMGLIADALDMGADASVYALSLAAVGTAAARKKRLARMSGYLQLGLASVGLIEVIRRFIVDTELPDPTSMIVLSALALAGNIVTLVVLHRVRSGEVHLQASWIFTANDIKVNALVIAAAIGVIVFDSAIPDLVAGAFIFGVVANGARRILGLSR, from the coding sequence ATGACCGTCAGCCGGTTCCATGTGCCGGCGATGGACTGTGCCGCCGAAGAGCAGCTCGTGCGCATGGCCCTCGCCGACATCGACCTGATCGACCAAATCGAGTTCGACGGTGACCGACGCGATGTGCTCGTCGCTCACCAGTCCAGCGCTGACGCCATCGGCGCCGCACTAGAACCGTTGGGACTCGGTGCTCGTCACGTCGACGACAACAGCGACATCGGAACCGCCGACCGGTCCGGACGAGAACGAAACGCGCTGATCATCGCGCTGGTCATCAACGCCGGGTTCTTCGTCGGCGAACTCACCGTCGGGCTGATCAGCCGCTCGATGGGGCTCATCGCCGATGCACTCGACATGGGCGCGGATGCCAGCGTCTACGCGCTCAGCCTCGCCGCGGTGGGCACCGCAGCCGCTCGCAAGAAGCGACTCGCGCGCATGAGCGGTTACCTCCAGCTCGGACTCGCCTCCGTCGGACTGATCGAGGTGATCCGTCGGTTCATCGTCGACACCGAACTCCCGGACCCCACCTCGATGATCGTGCTGTCCGCACTGGCCCTCGCCGGCAACATCGTCACGCTGGTCGTCCTGCACCGGGTCCGTTCGGGCGAGGTGCACCTGCAGGCGAGCTGGATCTTCACCGCCAACGACATCAAGGTCAACGCGCTCGTGATCGCCGCCGCGATCGGCGTCATCGTGTTCGACTCCGCCATCCCCGACCTCGTCGCCGGCGCGTTCATCTTCGGTGTCGTCGCGAACGGCGCCCGCCGCATCCTCGGCCTCAGCCGATGA
- a CDS encoding phosphatase PAP2 family protein: MIPVVVLVVGGVVAFLLAAGRRMIGASEPLDTERHERWIVRHAPRWLQRSIVGLDNRVVGGAVVGVTFVAIFMCALVVGWIFSTIEDERGFARWDMSAAEYGAEQASAASTRVLDAFTQLGGTGYLLAVMALLGVYHGVRRRDWGPAAYMAVVGIGVSALNNGLKLLIDRDRPDIAQLSGYSSSSFPSGHTAAAAACWAAIALVAARDRSRTTRTLWSFAAIAIAVVVAATRVLLGVHWVSDVIAGIFVGWTWFFVTTIVFGGRILRFAEPVDRIERDQAKQHRP; the protein is encoded by the coding sequence ATGATCCCGGTCGTCGTCCTCGTCGTCGGCGGCGTCGTCGCGTTTCTGCTGGCCGCCGGCCGCCGGATGATTGGAGCGAGCGAGCCGCTCGACACCGAACGACACGAGCGCTGGATCGTCCGTCACGCTCCCAGGTGGCTGCAACGAAGCATCGTCGGGCTCGACAACCGCGTGGTCGGAGGCGCGGTCGTGGGCGTCACGTTCGTGGCGATCTTCATGTGCGCGTTGGTCGTCGGCTGGATCTTCTCGACGATCGAAGACGAACGAGGTTTCGCCCGATGGGACATGTCGGCCGCGGAGTACGGCGCGGAGCAAGCCTCCGCGGCTTCGACCCGCGTCCTCGACGCGTTCACACAACTCGGCGGGACCGGGTACTTGTTGGCCGTGATGGCACTGCTCGGCGTCTACCACGGCGTCCGCCGCCGGGACTGGGGACCAGCGGCATACATGGCCGTCGTCGGAATAGGCGTCTCTGCACTGAACAATGGACTCAAGCTGCTGATCGACCGTGACCGACCCGACATCGCACAACTCAGCGGATATTCGAGTTCATCGTTCCCGTCCGGCCACACCGCCGCCGCGGCCGCATGCTGGGCCGCCATCGCACTCGTCGCGGCCAGAGATCGCTCGCGCACCACGCGCACCCTGTGGTCGTTCGCTGCCATCGCAATCGCCGTCGTCGTCGCCGCCACACGAGTGCTCCTCGGAGTGCACTGGGTGTCCGACGTGATCGCGGGCATCTTCGTCGGCTGGACCTGGTTCTTCGTGACAACCATCGTGTTCGGCGGACGCATCCTGCGCTTCGCCGAACCCGTCGACCGCATCGAACGCGACCAGGCCAAACAACACCGGCCGTGA
- a CDS encoding M23 family metallopeptidase, with the protein MLSPWRLSAATLIALCVAWLGPPVASAHEQTVPSRRDTIASLNACPVAGSSTFDDSWGDARSAGRRHEGVDMEADHNTPVVAVRDGSAEFKRSNLGGNAIWLTTDAGERFYYAHLDDWEGDSREVRAGEVIGYVGQTGNARGDHLHFETRAGQDAINPFPFVERLCGPTTPPALTLLPIGPLLRWV; encoded by the coding sequence ATGTTGTCGCCCTGGAGACTCTCCGCCGCCACGCTCATCGCACTATGTGTTGCGTGGCTTGGTCCGCCGGTGGCGAGCGCACACGAACAGACAGTTCCTTCGCGACGCGACACCATCGCGTCCCTCAATGCGTGCCCGGTCGCCGGCTCGAGCACGTTCGACGACAGCTGGGGCGACGCTCGGTCTGCGGGACGACGACACGAAGGCGTGGACATGGAGGCCGATCACAACACACCAGTGGTCGCAGTACGCGATGGATCGGCAGAGTTCAAGCGCAGCAACCTCGGCGGCAATGCGATCTGGCTGACCACTGACGCTGGCGAACGGTTCTACTACGCGCATCTCGACGACTGGGAGGGCGACAGCCGTGAGGTTCGAGCCGGCGAGGTGATCGGCTACGTGGGACAGACCGGCAACGCTCGCGGCGACCACCTCCATTTCGAGACGCGGGCCGGACAGGATGCGATCAACCCGTTCCCGTTCGTCGAGCGGCTGTGTGGGCCAACGACCCCTCCTGCGCTGACGCTCCTCCCGATCGGTCCGCTGCTCCGCTGGGTATAG
- a CDS encoding heme lyase CcmF/NrfE family subunit, giving the protein MNLRAFLGLAGLLLGLLASGIGIVLLAAGLRRRDRMLLLAGRRMVFWVLAGAIVAAGAMEWALISHDFELAYVASNGSRSTPLLYTVASMWGALEGSILLWALVLAGYLTAMVYRFRHRADDPLVAWATLVGLGVATFFFGLTLGPANPFRLVEGVVPSDGPGPNPLLQNHPLMAFHPPVLYLGYVGFTIPFAFALAALITGRVDESWLVQTRRATLVAWGALTAGIVLGGWWSYEVLGWGGYWAWDPVENASLLPWLTATAFLHSVVVQERRGMLRVWNLSLVVATFCLTIFGTFLTRSGVINSVHSFTQSPIGPALLGFLGVVTLTSVALIGWRAERLRSPGQIDSPWSREAAFLGNNLLFAAFAAVVLIGTAFPLLAETYDGRQISVGEPYFDAMTMPIGFALLFLMAVAPALPWRAASAEVLHRRLATPAWAAAGTMAIVVVLGLRGLAPVLAVGLGAFAVAGVVRQFAVGARSHRRSGAAWPRALAATVAGHRRLYGGLVVHVGVVVFALAFTMSSTFATGTDVALARGESTTFEGYRFTYVGSETTTSDQKVSQVASIRIERGERSLGVYEPAVTEYPNRVQLIGTPSVRTGVREDVYLTLVPSSSAADDTIQLGIGVNPLVVWLWVGTGVMLAGTALAAWPRRRRPRPATDDARGTGPAEPVETPTGIEPDHEHQPVEAGR; this is encoded by the coding sequence GTGAATCTGCGGGCGTTCCTCGGGTTGGCCGGCCTCCTGCTGGGTCTCTTGGCGTCGGGGATCGGCATCGTGTTGCTGGCGGCTGGTTTGCGTCGTCGTGACCGGATGTTGCTGCTCGCCGGCCGGCGCATGGTGTTCTGGGTTCTGGCCGGCGCGATCGTTGCGGCTGGGGCGATGGAATGGGCGCTGATCTCGCACGACTTCGAGCTCGCGTACGTTGCGTCGAACGGTTCGCGTTCGACGCCGCTGCTGTACACGGTGGCGTCGATGTGGGGCGCGTTGGAGGGCTCGATCCTGCTGTGGGCGCTCGTGCTGGCCGGGTACCTGACCGCCATGGTGTACCGGTTCCGGCACCGTGCGGACGATCCGCTGGTCGCGTGGGCCACGCTGGTCGGTCTCGGAGTCGCGACGTTCTTCTTCGGACTGACGCTCGGTCCGGCGAATCCCTTTCGCCTCGTCGAGGGTGTGGTGCCAAGCGACGGGCCCGGCCCGAATCCGTTGTTGCAAAACCACCCGTTGATGGCGTTCCATCCGCCGGTCCTGTATCTCGGCTACGTCGGGTTCACCATTCCGTTCGCGTTCGCGTTGGCGGCGCTGATCACCGGACGTGTGGACGAGAGCTGGCTGGTCCAGACGCGGCGAGCGACCCTGGTCGCTTGGGGGGCGCTCACGGCGGGGATCGTGCTCGGGGGCTGGTGGAGCTACGAGGTGTTGGGCTGGGGTGGCTACTGGGCGTGGGATCCGGTCGAGAACGCGTCGTTGCTGCCGTGGCTCACCGCGACCGCGTTTCTCCACTCGGTGGTGGTGCAGGAGCGACGGGGGATGCTGCGCGTGTGGAACCTGTCGCTGGTCGTGGCGACGTTCTGCCTCACGATCTTCGGGACCTTCCTCACCCGTTCCGGTGTCATCAACTCGGTCCACTCCTTCACCCAGTCACCAATCGGCCCTGCACTGCTCGGCTTCCTCGGTGTGGTGACCCTCACCTCGGTGGCGCTCATCGGATGGCGAGCCGAACGATTGCGCTCACCGGGCCAGATCGACTCGCCGTGGTCGCGCGAGGCGGCGTTCCTCGGCAACAACTTGCTGTTCGCGGCGTTCGCAGCGGTCGTGTTGATCGGCACGGCATTCCCGTTGCTGGCCGAGACGTATGACGGCCGACAGATCTCGGTGGGTGAGCCGTACTTCGATGCCATGACGATGCCGATCGGTTTCGCGCTGTTGTTCTTGATGGCGGTCGCGCCGGCGCTTCCGTGGCGTGCCGCGAGCGCTGAGGTGCTGCACCGTCGATTGGCGACACCGGCCTGGGCGGCGGCGGGGACGATGGCGATCGTCGTGGTGCTCGGATTGCGCGGCCTCGCGCCGGTGCTCGCCGTCGGGCTCGGCGCATTCGCCGTCGCTGGGGTGGTCCGCCAGTTCGCGGTCGGCGCCCGTAGCCACCGACGGTCCGGGGCAGCGTGGCCGCGGGCGCTCGCCGCGACAGTCGCGGGTCACCGACGGCTCTACGGAGGGCTGGTCGTCCACGTCGGCGTCGTCGTGTTCGCCCTTGCATTCACCATGTCGTCCACATTCGCGACCGGCACCGACGTCGCACTCGCGCGAGGAGAATCGACGACATTCGAGGGCTACCGGTTCACCTACGTCGGCAGCGAGACGACGACATCGGATCAGAAAGTGTCGCAGGTGGCCTCGATTCGGATCGAGCGGGGCGAGCGAAGTCTTGGTGTGTACGAACCTGCCGTCACCGAGTACCCGAATCGTGTCCAGCTGATCGGAACGCCATCGGTGCGGACGGGTGTGAGAGAGGACGTCTACCTCACGCTGGTGCCGTCGTCGTCGGCCGCCGACGACACGATCCAGCTCGGGATCGGAGTCAATCCGCTCGTGGTGTGGTTGTGGGTGGGCACCGGCGTCATGCTCGCCGGCACTGCCCTCGCCGCCTGGCCGCGACGCCGCCGACCCCGACCCGCCACTGACGACGCTCGCGGTACCGGGCCTGCCGAGCCCGTCGAGACGCCAACGGGCATCGAGCCCGACCACGAGCACCAACCGGTCGAGGCCGGGCGATGA
- a CDS encoding cytochrome c-type biogenesis protein, with protein MLVAVGALVVATRSAGGPASDEQRLDGIAAELRCPVCQGLSVLDSDSSTAQSIRDDIERRITDGESDAEIRRAYVDRYGEWVLLKPSRSGFGAIVWWAPVLAAAGGFVGVVVALVRGRRRIGNQPTADDRAVVARAMQRPTPEK; from the coding sequence ATGCTGGTTGCTGTCGGCGCACTCGTCGTGGCCACACGGTCCGCCGGCGGGCCCGCGTCCGACGAGCAGCGACTGGACGGCATCGCCGCAGAGTTGCGGTGTCCCGTCTGCCAGGGGTTGTCGGTGCTCGACAGCGACTCGTCAACGGCACAGTCGATCCGCGACGACATCGAACGCCGCATCACCGACGGCGAGAGCGACGCCGAGATCCGCCGAGCCTACGTCGACCGCTACGGCGAATGGGTTCTCCTCAAACCGTCCCGATCGGGCTTCGGAGCGATCGTCTGGTGGGCGCCGGTACTGGCCGCGGCCGGCGGCTTCGTCGGTGTCGTCGTCGCGCTGGTGCGGGGGCGACGCCGGATCGGTAACCAGCCCACCGCGGACGATCGCGCCGTCGTCGCACGTGCGATGCAACGACCGACGCCCGAGAAATGA
- a CDS encoding tetratricopeptide repeat protein codes for MDAATTNASTDTVDCSAHAKGAVSLNSRQRRALETERDFLLGSIRDLDEQHESGELTDDRYESLLAGYTYRSARVLRILESAPNDSSHDPPQRPRASRRWRSRLAVISPLIAVVVLIAVLLPSAVRDRGDGDTITGNAQSRDTGTGLANAVEERPDDPTARRLYAGYLLERGQLVDALTQYDTAASLDPSDAESRAYGGWIIFLAGITDDALTRIDDAIEADPTYPDAHAFRGLILAREGSKPAEAIKELTRFLDLAPPNAPMRSQVEALIARLQTETGTGE; via the coding sequence GTGGACGCTGCCACCACCAATGCGTCCACCGACACGGTGGACTGCTCCGCGCACGCGAAAGGGGCTGTGTCGCTCAACTCTCGGCAACGGCGTGCGCTCGAAACCGAGCGCGACTTCCTGCTCGGCTCGATCCGAGATCTCGACGAACAACACGAGTCGGGCGAACTCACCGACGACCGATACGAGTCACTGCTCGCCGGCTACACCTACCGGTCGGCCCGCGTCCTACGGATCCTCGAGTCCGCGCCGAACGATTCATCGCACGACCCGCCACAACGTCCCCGTGCGTCCCGCAGGTGGCGGAGCCGTCTCGCCGTCATTTCCCCACTCATCGCGGTCGTCGTTCTGATTGCCGTCCTGCTGCCCTCGGCCGTGAGGGATCGCGGCGACGGCGACACCATCACGGGCAACGCCCAGAGCCGAGATACCGGGACAGGACTTGCGAACGCCGTGGAGGAGCGCCCGGACGATCCGACGGCACGGCGTCTCTACGCCGGCTATCTCCTCGAGCGCGGACAACTCGTCGACGCGCTCACCCAGTACGACACAGCCGCATCGCTCGACCCGTCCGACGCAGAATCACGCGCGTACGGCGGATGGATCATTTTCCTCGCCGGGATCACCGACGACGCACTCACTCGCATCGACGACGCGATCGAAGCCGACCCGACGTACCCCGACGCGCATGCCTTCCGGGGCCTGATCCTCGCTCGCGAAGGTTCGAAACCTGCCGAGGCGATCAAGGAGCTGACACGGTTCCTCGATCTTGCGCCGCCGAACGCGCCGATGCGCTCACAGGTCGAAGCGCTGATCGCCCGACTTCAGACGGAAACCGGCACCGGCGAGTGA
- a CDS encoding TlpA disulfide reductase family protein, translating into MRSERETDDDVAVPELAATSPRPWRWLAASAVIVAVIGFTIVAWGRFGTDASVVDSPLIERPAPEFELPGLDGGTVSSSDYDGRIYVVNFWASWCVPCRAEAPHLEAFFQRWSPQVGMVGIVYQDNESDARAFREEFGLTFPQALDADGVAAIDFGVFGIPETYVIDARGVVKAKLIGAVGATTLDDVLAEVVAGDTFIERNDDYRTSPDDT; encoded by the coding sequence ATGCGATCAGAGCGCGAGACCGACGACGACGTCGCCGTCCCCGAGCTCGCCGCGACGAGTCCGCGACCGTGGCGTTGGTTGGCCGCGAGCGCGGTCATTGTTGCCGTGATCGGTTTCACGATCGTGGCCTGGGGCCGGTTCGGTACCGATGCGAGCGTGGTCGACTCGCCGTTGATCGAGCGGCCTGCGCCGGAGTTCGAATTACCCGGATTGGACGGAGGCACGGTGTCGAGTTCCGACTACGACGGACGTATCTATGTGGTGAACTTCTGGGCGTCATGGTGTGTGCCGTGTCGCGCCGAAGCGCCGCATCTGGAGGCGTTCTTTCAGCGTTGGTCCCCCCAGGTGGGCATGGTCGGCATCGTGTATCAGGACAACGAGTCCGACGCGCGCGCGTTCCGCGAAGAGTTCGGCTTGACGTTCCCCCAAGCGCTGGATGCCGATGGTGTGGCGGCGATCGACTTCGGCGTGTTCGGTATCCCGGAGACCTACGTGATCGATGCACGTGGCGTCGTGAAGGCGAAGCTGATCGGTGCTGTCGGGGCGACGACGCTCGATGACGTGTTGGCCGAGGTGGTGGCGGGCGACACGTTCATCGAACGGAATGACGACTACCGCACCAGCCCGGACGACACGTGA
- a CDS encoding vitamin K epoxide reductase family protein — protein sequence MATRGVTRPMAIRDVSASESDEESPGTVELLETHHRATLWIPWTLILVGFWLVLAPFSFGYLNETLWVQPSGGRGVWFFDTATHDALRANLMTVSDVASGVLLVVLGWRALKPDRPVSLWAACFVGIWLVFAPVVLWSPTASGFLNDSIVGLLVIALTILIPGMPNMIKFMQMGPPVPPGWSYNPSSWSQRSILIALGFAGLVVSRYLAAYQLGYIDHVWDPFFGFESGSQPVLDSEMSHFWPISDAGLGTVAYSFEFLMGFMGGRGRWRTMPWMVSLFGILVIPLGLSHIALVMSQPVVVHHWSTFALLAAMVMLPMITLTVDEVVAMGQHVRDAARRGDRDGSTWKVFWMGGDASDSTPDERTPTIAATHDKPGDVFRASLWGASAPWNLVGVAVLGLWLLAAPAVFGIDIRSGAADVAHIGGAFVVVAAVIALAEPVRAIRLINVPAGVVVAGLVFFTNPGAAYAAAVAITGVGVALLSVRRGHIGESYGNWTSLTR from the coding sequence ATGGCAACGAGAGGCGTCACCCGACCGATGGCCATTCGCGATGTGTCGGCAAGCGAGTCCGACGAAGAGTCACCGGGAACCGTGGAGCTGCTCGAGACCCACCACCGGGCCACGTTGTGGATCCCGTGGACGTTGATCCTGGTCGGGTTCTGGCTGGTGCTGGCGCCGTTCAGCTTCGGGTACCTTAACGAGACGCTGTGGGTGCAGCCCAGCGGCGGTCGCGGGGTGTGGTTCTTCGACACCGCCACCCACGACGCTCTGCGCGCGAACCTCATGACCGTCTCCGACGTCGCATCGGGCGTGCTGTTGGTCGTGCTGGGTTGGCGAGCACTCAAGCCGGATCGTCCGGTCAGCCTGTGGGCGGCCTGCTTCGTCGGGATCTGGCTGGTGTTCGCCCCGGTGGTGCTGTGGTCGCCGACGGCTTCGGGCTTCCTCAACGACTCGATCGTCGGGTTGCTGGTGATCGCTCTGACCATCTTGATCCCGGGCATGCCGAACATGATCAAGTTCATGCAGATGGGGCCACCGGTGCCTCCCGGCTGGTCGTACAACCCGTCCAGTTGGTCGCAACGCTCGATTTTGATCGCGCTCGGCTTTGCCGGCCTGGTGGTCTCCCGCTACCTGGCGGCTTACCAGTTGGGATACATCGATCACGTCTGGGACCCCTTCTTCGGTTTCGAGTCGGGCTCCCAACCGGTTCTCGATTCGGAGATGTCTCACTTTTGGCCGATTTCCGACGCTGGTCTGGGCACGGTTGCCTACTCGTTCGAGTTCCTCATGGGCTTCATGGGTGGCAGAGGGCGCTGGAGGACCATGCCGTGGATGGTCTCTCTGTTCGGCATCCTCGTCATACCCCTGGGGCTGTCGCACATTGCTCTCGTCATGTCGCAGCCGGTGGTCGTGCATCACTGGTCGACGTTCGCGCTCCTCGCGGCGATGGTCATGTTGCCGATGATCACGCTCACCGTCGACGAGGTCGTCGCAATGGGCCAACACGTCCGCGACGCCGCTCGGAGAGGTGACCGCGACGGCTCGACGTGGAAGGTGTTCTGGATGGGCGGCGATGCGAGCGACTCCACCCCCGACGAACGCACGCCGACGATCGCAGCCACACACGACAAGCCAGGCGATGTCTTTCGAGCATCGCTGTGGGGTGCGAGCGCACCGTGGAATCTCGTCGGCGTCGCCGTGCTCGGCCTGTGGCTGCTCGCTGCACCTGCCGTCTTCGGCATCGACATTCGCAGCGGCGCCGCCGACGTCGCCCACATCGGCGGTGCGTTCGTGGTCGTCGCGGCGGTCATCGCTCTCGCCGAACCGGTCCGGGCGATTCGGCTCATCAACGTGCCCGCGGGTGTCGTCGTCGCCGGGCTCGTGTTCTTCACCAACCCCGGCGCCGCCTATGCAGCTGCCGTCGCCATCACGGGTGTTGGCGTCGCCCTCCTGTCCGTGCGACGGGGCCACATCGGGGAGTCCTACGGGAACTGGACCTCGCTGACGCGGTGA